The following are from one region of the Oryzias latipes chromosome 12, ASM223467v1 genome:
- the LOC105357584 gene encoding oncostatin-M-specific receptor subunit beta isoform X4 yields the protein MKTWNVLLLLFCLSSAAGRGQEAGVLRCEPQSLNLTSFEQTLWLKWEDGPSCTSVTDTLTYELTVHAADKQVHHEEATLMPEQMGGNHSWTWTSHLPLECAPQSVTLTYWYNNTSSRAKQTLPGVQFSKVELFPKDKVFRVGSEATFCCMVPPGDSFTNMSIDDKSGTNMGIGRISSQVYAMTVLFKDARGSLIDVTCETNKTDAGTGTVVDYPPADRDLQCETRDLASAECQWSLGREDYWYHHNPMEYHLLGREEACLSFSDDQQRQSHQHQFQLTFKGRCSLKFQVDVGETNWTLTAQNKLGNVTLHDHADLSKRVRMLAPENVAVTNVNARNASLQWRWSVRRYYHLNTTCQIHLTFGKSNTMRCGTAQHFWKWGDWSKSVGFHTKTDVPEAVDVWMQRSKNKTMVVWKICLTADISDAIGQPESRTDPRLHSSFDKGQWEGSTQQNHSTSQRPPSHAQSGPCGGIHCQYHGEEHQWKLPPNNHHYPHSSLTFKTSLSADETQVKTSRISGTKGAFSVSWRGSPEASCGYIVDWYPVEDPWSVDWMKLPPNQTSANITSKHLTDGCRYFLSVYACTQGSPVLVERREGYATETRIQGKLFQSLNHKQRNLDVEVSWDPIPLSRQTAYIHGYNLYCRNSNKHVVNVSTADPEATSLTAKGLKVDLYEFTVTAQTAVGECCKETFSFTLNSPTDKMTMAVLFSLGALFLFLFFVTIICYKQWRCIKQKVFPPIPKPVLVNRWMTSPVLLESPFLLSAQVHPIDIPQLCNEPKAAEPELPTQDGTHWTSSQSPAGYCNQPLKIRTASHLSVDSAPFSLSSSTCRGDLQNPSYNLKVWSEDRNSGSEQQLLDASASPTSSGQYKPQTDMEVFRPHPLREESQGCIPCDSDYISLPR from the exons ATGAAGACCTGGAATgtgcttctgctgctgttctgtctGAGCTCCGCCGCTGGACGTGGACAGGAAGCTG GAGTTTTGCGGTGTGAACCTCAGAGTCTGAATCTGACCAGCTTTGAACAGACGCTTTGGTTGAAGTGGGAAGACGGCCCATCATGCACTTCAGTGACGGACACACTCACCTATGAGCTGACAGTTCATGCTGCAGACAAGCAAGTGCATCAT GAGGAAGCTACTCTGATGCCGGAGCAGATGGGGGGGAATCACAGCTGGACCTGGACATCTCATTTGCCCCTGGAGTGTGCCCCCCAGTCAGTCACACTGACATACTGGTATAACAACACGAGCTCGCGGGCCAAGCAAACACTCCCTG GAGTACAGTTTTCAAAAGTCGAGCTGTTTCCAAAGGATAAGGTGTTTAGAGTAGGCAGTGAGGCTACCTTCTGCTGCATGGTGCCTCCTGGGGACAGCTtcaccaacatgtccattgATGATAAAAGTGGCACTAACATGGGGATTGGCAGGATCAGCAGTCAGGTGTACGCCATGACGGTCCTCTTCAAAGACGCCCGGGGGAGTTTAATTGATGTCAcatgtgaaacaaacaaaacggaCGCTGGAACCGGTACTGTAGTCGACT ATCCACCTGCTGACAGAGACCTTCAATGTGAAACACGCGATCTCGCATCAGCTGAGTGTCAGTGGAGTCTAGGAAGAGAAGATTACTGGTATCACCACAATCCAATGGAATACCATCTGCTGGGAAG GGAAGAGGCTTGTCTGTCCTTCAGCGACGATCAGCAGCGACAATCCCATCAGCATCAGTTCCAGCTGACCTTTAAAGGACGTTGCTCTCTAAAGTTTCAAGTGGATGTTGGTGAGACAAACTGGACCTTAACAGCACAAAACAAGCTGGGAAATGTGACGCTCCACGATCACGCCGACCTGTCTAAGAGGG TGCGCATGTTGGCTCCAGAGAACGTCGCTGTTACGAATGTCAACGCCAGAAATGCCAGCTTGCAGTGGAGGTGGAGCGTGAGGAGATACTACCATCTGAACACAACATGCCAAATACACCTGACCTTTGGCAAAAGCAACACT ATGCGATGTGGAACGGCCCAACATTTCTGGAAATGGGGAGACTGGAGTAAAAGTGTCGGCTTCCACACAAAGACTGATG TTCCAGAAGCTGTGGATGTGTGGATGCAGAGGAGCAAAAACAAGACTATGGTCGTATGGAAG ATTTGTCTCACTGCTGACATTTCAGATGCCATTGGCCAACCAGAGTCGAGGACAGATCCTAGACTACACAGTAGCTTTGACAAAGGCCAGTGGGAGGGGTCAACTCAACAGAACCACAGTACCTCACAGCGACCACCGTCTCATGCTCAGTCTGGACCCTGCGGAGGAATACATTGTCAGTATCATGGCGAGGAACATCAATGGAAGCTCCCCCCCAACAACCATCACTATCCCCACTCCAG TCTTACTTTTAAAACGTCTTTAAGCGCAGATGAAACCCAGGTGAAAACATCCAGGATAAGTGGAACCAAGGGAGCGTTTTCCGTGTCCTGGAGGGGGTCTCCTGAGGCCAGCTGTGGTTACATAGTGGACTGGTATCCAGTAGAGGACCCGTGGTCTGTGGATTGGATGAAGCTCCCTCCCAACCAGACCAGTGCCAACATAACCTCCA AACACTTGACAGATGGATGCAGATACTTTTTGTCGGTATACGCCTGCACCCAGGGATCTCCAGTGCTGGTGGAGAGGAGGGAGGGCTACGCCACAGAGACGA GAATCCAAGGAAAGCTGTTTCAGTCTTTGAACCATAAACAGAGGAACCTGGACGTGGAGGTTTCCTGGGACCCCATCCCACTCAGCCGGCAGACTGCCTACATACACGGCTACAATCTCTACTGTCGGAACAGCAACAAGCATGTGGTTAATGTGAGCACAG CCGATCCTGAAGCCACCAGTCTGACTGCAAAAGGGCTGAAAGTGGATTTGTATGAGTTCACGGTGACGGCACAGACAGCAGTAGGAGAATGCTGCAAAGAAACCTTCAGCTTCACTTTAAATTCTCCAA CTGATAAGATGACCATGGCGGTCTTATTTTCCCTGGGGGCGTTATTTCTGTTCCTCTTCTTTGTCACAATCATCTGCTACAAGCAGTGGAGATG CATCAAGCAAAAAGTCTTTCCTCCAATCCCCAAACCTGTGTTGGTAAACCGGTGGATGACATCACCG GTTTTACTTGAAAGTCCGTTTCTGCTCAGCGCTCAGGTTCATCCCATAGACATTCCCCAGCTCTGCAATGAACCCAAAGCAGCGGAACCGGAGCTTCCCACTCAGGACGGCACACACTGGACTTCATCACAAAGTCCTGCAGGCTACTGCAACCAGCCTCTTAAAATCCGCACCGCCTCTCATCTCAGTGTAGACTCCGCCCCATTCAGTCTATCCTCTTCTACCTGTAGAGGTGACCTTCAGAACCCGTCCTATAACCTGAAGGTTTGGAGCGAGGACCGTAACTCCGGCTCGGAACAGCAGCTTCTGGATGCTTCAGCTTCCCCAACAAGCTCCGGTCAGTACAAGCCTCAGACCGACATGGAGGTCTTCAGGCCACACCCACTGAGGGAGGAGTCGCAGGGCTGCATTCCCTGTGACTCTGATTACATTTCGTTACCGCGGTAA
- the LOC105357584 gene encoding oncostatin-M-specific receptor subunit beta isoform X3: MKTWNVLLLLFCLSSAAGRGQEAGVLRCEPQSLNLTSFEQTLWLKWEDGPSCTSVTDTLTYELTVHAADKQVHHEEATLMPEQMGGNHSWTWTSHLPLECAPQSVTLTYWYNNTSSRAKQTLPGVQFSKVELFPKDKVFRVGSEATFCCMVPPGDSFTNMSIDDKSGTNMGIGRISSQVYAMTVLFKDARGSLIDVTCETNKTDAGTGTVVDYPPADRDLQCETRDLASAECQWSLGREDYWYHHNPMEYHLLGREEACLSFSDDQQRQSHQHQFQLTFKGRCSLKFQVDVGETNWTLTAQNKLGNVTLHDHADLSKRVRMLAPENVAVTNVNARNASLQWRWSVRRYYHLNTTCQIHLTFGKSNTVSEVFGLGLNLTFLTDLKPNVFYRVKMRCGTAQHFWKWGDWSKSVGFHTKTDVPEAVDVWMQRSKNKTMVVWKMPLANQSRGQILDYTVALTKASGRGQLNRTTVPHSDHRLMLSLDPAEEYIVSIMARNINGSSPPTTITIPTPDETQVKTSRISGTKGAFSVSWRGSPEASCGYIVDWYPVEDPWSVDWMKLPPNQTSANITSKHLTDGCRYFLSVYACTQGSPVLVERREGYATETRIQGKLFQSLNHKQRNLDVEVSWDPIPLSRQTAYIHGYNLYCRNSNKHVVNVSTADPEATSLTAKGLKVDLYEFTVTAQTAVGECCKETFSFTLNSPTDKMTMAVLFSLGALFLFLFFVTIICYKQWRCIKQKVFPPIPKPVLVNRWMTSPVLLESPFLLSAQVHPIDIPQLCNEPKAAEPELPTQDGTHWTSSQSPAGYCNQPLKIRTASHLSVDSAPFSLSSSTCRGDLQNPSYNLKVWSEDRNSGSEQQLLDASASPTSSGQYKPQTDMEVFRPHPLREESQGCIPCDSDYISLPR, from the exons ATGAAGACCTGGAATgtgcttctgctgctgttctgtctGAGCTCCGCCGCTGGACGTGGACAGGAAGCTG GAGTTTTGCGGTGTGAACCTCAGAGTCTGAATCTGACCAGCTTTGAACAGACGCTTTGGTTGAAGTGGGAAGACGGCCCATCATGCACTTCAGTGACGGACACACTCACCTATGAGCTGACAGTTCATGCTGCAGACAAGCAAGTGCATCAT GAGGAAGCTACTCTGATGCCGGAGCAGATGGGGGGGAATCACAGCTGGACCTGGACATCTCATTTGCCCCTGGAGTGTGCCCCCCAGTCAGTCACACTGACATACTGGTATAACAACACGAGCTCGCGGGCCAAGCAAACACTCCCTG GAGTACAGTTTTCAAAAGTCGAGCTGTTTCCAAAGGATAAGGTGTTTAGAGTAGGCAGTGAGGCTACCTTCTGCTGCATGGTGCCTCCTGGGGACAGCTtcaccaacatgtccattgATGATAAAAGTGGCACTAACATGGGGATTGGCAGGATCAGCAGTCAGGTGTACGCCATGACGGTCCTCTTCAAAGACGCCCGGGGGAGTTTAATTGATGTCAcatgtgaaacaaacaaaacggaCGCTGGAACCGGTACTGTAGTCGACT ATCCACCTGCTGACAGAGACCTTCAATGTGAAACACGCGATCTCGCATCAGCTGAGTGTCAGTGGAGTCTAGGAAGAGAAGATTACTGGTATCACCACAATCCAATGGAATACCATCTGCTGGGAAG GGAAGAGGCTTGTCTGTCCTTCAGCGACGATCAGCAGCGACAATCCCATCAGCATCAGTTCCAGCTGACCTTTAAAGGACGTTGCTCTCTAAAGTTTCAAGTGGATGTTGGTGAGACAAACTGGACCTTAACAGCACAAAACAAGCTGGGAAATGTGACGCTCCACGATCACGCCGACCTGTCTAAGAGGG TGCGCATGTTGGCTCCAGAGAACGTCGCTGTTACGAATGTCAACGCCAGAAATGCCAGCTTGCAGTGGAGGTGGAGCGTGAGGAGATACTACCATCTGAACACAACATGCCAAATACACCTGACCTTTGGCAAAAGCAACACTGTA AGTGAAGTCTTTGGACTCGGCCTTAATCTGACATTTCTGACTGACTTGAAACCAAACGTTTTCTATCGAGTGAAGATGCGATGTGGAACGGCCCAACATTTCTGGAAATGGGGAGACTGGAGTAAAAGTGTCGGCTTCCACACAAAGACTGATG TTCCAGAAGCTGTGGATGTGTGGATGCAGAGGAGCAAAAACAAGACTATGGTCGTATGGAAG ATGCCATTGGCCAACCAGAGTCGAGGACAGATCCTAGACTACACAGTAGCTTTGACAAAGGCCAGTGGGAGGGGTCAACTCAACAGAACCACAGTACCTCACAGCGACCACCGTCTCATGCTCAGTCTGGACCCTGCGGAGGAATACATTGTCAGTATCATGGCGAGGAACATCAATGGAAGCTCCCCCCCAACAACCATCACTATCCCCACTCCAG ATGAAACCCAGGTGAAAACATCCAGGATAAGTGGAACCAAGGGAGCGTTTTCCGTGTCCTGGAGGGGGTCTCCTGAGGCCAGCTGTGGTTACATAGTGGACTGGTATCCAGTAGAGGACCCGTGGTCTGTGGATTGGATGAAGCTCCCTCCCAACCAGACCAGTGCCAACATAACCTCCA AACACTTGACAGATGGATGCAGATACTTTTTGTCGGTATACGCCTGCACCCAGGGATCTCCAGTGCTGGTGGAGAGGAGGGAGGGCTACGCCACAGAGACGA GAATCCAAGGAAAGCTGTTTCAGTCTTTGAACCATAAACAGAGGAACCTGGACGTGGAGGTTTCCTGGGACCCCATCCCACTCAGCCGGCAGACTGCCTACATACACGGCTACAATCTCTACTGTCGGAACAGCAACAAGCATGTGGTTAATGTGAGCACAG CCGATCCTGAAGCCACCAGTCTGACTGCAAAAGGGCTGAAAGTGGATTTGTATGAGTTCACGGTGACGGCACAGACAGCAGTAGGAGAATGCTGCAAAGAAACCTTCAGCTTCACTTTAAATTCTCCAA CTGATAAGATGACCATGGCGGTCTTATTTTCCCTGGGGGCGTTATTTCTGTTCCTCTTCTTTGTCACAATCATCTGCTACAAGCAGTGGAGATG CATCAAGCAAAAAGTCTTTCCTCCAATCCCCAAACCTGTGTTGGTAAACCGGTGGATGACATCACCG GTTTTACTTGAAAGTCCGTTTCTGCTCAGCGCTCAGGTTCATCCCATAGACATTCCCCAGCTCTGCAATGAACCCAAAGCAGCGGAACCGGAGCTTCCCACTCAGGACGGCACACACTGGACTTCATCACAAAGTCCTGCAGGCTACTGCAACCAGCCTCTTAAAATCCGCACCGCCTCTCATCTCAGTGTAGACTCCGCCCCATTCAGTCTATCCTCTTCTACCTGTAGAGGTGACCTTCAGAACCCGTCCTATAACCTGAAGGTTTGGAGCGAGGACCGTAACTCCGGCTCGGAACAGCAGCTTCTGGATGCTTCAGCTTCCCCAACAAGCTCCGGTCAGTACAAGCCTCAGACCGACATGGAGGTCTTCAGGCCACACCCACTGAGGGAGGAGTCGCAGGGCTGCATTCCCTGTGACTCTGATTACATTTCGTTACCGCGGTAA
- the LOC105357584 gene encoding oncostatin-M-specific receptor subunit beta isoform X1 produces MKTWNVLLLLFCLSSAAGRGQEAGVLRCEPQSLNLTSFEQTLWLKWEDGPSCTSVTDTLTYELTVHAADKQVHHEEATLMPEQMGGNHSWTWTSHLPLECAPQSVTLTYWYNNTSSRAKQTLPGVQFSKVELFPKDKVFRVGSEATFCCMVPPGDSFTNMSIDDKSGTNMGIGRISSQVYAMTVLFKDARGSLIDVTCETNKTDAGTGTVVDYPPADRDLQCETRDLASAECQWSLGREDYWYHHNPMEYHLLGREEACLSFSDDQQRQSHQHQFQLTFKGRCSLKFQVDVGETNWTLTAQNKLGNVTLHDHADLSKRVRMLAPENVAVTNVNARNASLQWRWSVRRYYHLNTTCQIHLTFGKSNTVSEVFGLGLNLTFLTDLKPNVFYRVKMRCGTAQHFWKWGDWSKSVGFHTKTDVPEAVDVWMQRSKNKTMVVWKICLTADISDAIGQPESRTDPRLHSSFDKGQWEGSTQQNHSTSQRPPSHAQSGPCGGIHCQYHGEEHQWKLPPNNHHYPHSSLTFKTSLSADETQVKTSRISGTKGAFSVSWRGSPEASCGYIVDWYPVEDPWSVDWMKLPPNQTSANITSKHLTDGCRYFLSVYACTQGSPVLVERREGYATETRIQGKLFQSLNHKQRNLDVEVSWDPIPLSRQTAYIHGYNLYCRNSNKHVVNVSTADPEATSLTAKGLKVDLYEFTVTAQTAVGECCKETFSFTLNSPTDKMTMAVLFSLGALFLFLFFVTIICYKQWRCIKQKVFPPIPKPVLVNRWMTSPVLLESPFLLSAQVHPIDIPQLCNEPKAAEPELPTQDGTHWTSSQSPAGYCNQPLKIRTASHLSVDSAPFSLSSSTCRGDLQNPSYNLKVWSEDRNSGSEQQLLDASASPTSSGQYKPQTDMEVFRPHPLREESQGCIPCDSDYISLPR; encoded by the exons ATGAAGACCTGGAATgtgcttctgctgctgttctgtctGAGCTCCGCCGCTGGACGTGGACAGGAAGCTG GAGTTTTGCGGTGTGAACCTCAGAGTCTGAATCTGACCAGCTTTGAACAGACGCTTTGGTTGAAGTGGGAAGACGGCCCATCATGCACTTCAGTGACGGACACACTCACCTATGAGCTGACAGTTCATGCTGCAGACAAGCAAGTGCATCAT GAGGAAGCTACTCTGATGCCGGAGCAGATGGGGGGGAATCACAGCTGGACCTGGACATCTCATTTGCCCCTGGAGTGTGCCCCCCAGTCAGTCACACTGACATACTGGTATAACAACACGAGCTCGCGGGCCAAGCAAACACTCCCTG GAGTACAGTTTTCAAAAGTCGAGCTGTTTCCAAAGGATAAGGTGTTTAGAGTAGGCAGTGAGGCTACCTTCTGCTGCATGGTGCCTCCTGGGGACAGCTtcaccaacatgtccattgATGATAAAAGTGGCACTAACATGGGGATTGGCAGGATCAGCAGTCAGGTGTACGCCATGACGGTCCTCTTCAAAGACGCCCGGGGGAGTTTAATTGATGTCAcatgtgaaacaaacaaaacggaCGCTGGAACCGGTACTGTAGTCGACT ATCCACCTGCTGACAGAGACCTTCAATGTGAAACACGCGATCTCGCATCAGCTGAGTGTCAGTGGAGTCTAGGAAGAGAAGATTACTGGTATCACCACAATCCAATGGAATACCATCTGCTGGGAAG GGAAGAGGCTTGTCTGTCCTTCAGCGACGATCAGCAGCGACAATCCCATCAGCATCAGTTCCAGCTGACCTTTAAAGGACGTTGCTCTCTAAAGTTTCAAGTGGATGTTGGTGAGACAAACTGGACCTTAACAGCACAAAACAAGCTGGGAAATGTGACGCTCCACGATCACGCCGACCTGTCTAAGAGGG TGCGCATGTTGGCTCCAGAGAACGTCGCTGTTACGAATGTCAACGCCAGAAATGCCAGCTTGCAGTGGAGGTGGAGCGTGAGGAGATACTACCATCTGAACACAACATGCCAAATACACCTGACCTTTGGCAAAAGCAACACTGTA AGTGAAGTCTTTGGACTCGGCCTTAATCTGACATTTCTGACTGACTTGAAACCAAACGTTTTCTATCGAGTGAAGATGCGATGTGGAACGGCCCAACATTTCTGGAAATGGGGAGACTGGAGTAAAAGTGTCGGCTTCCACACAAAGACTGATG TTCCAGAAGCTGTGGATGTGTGGATGCAGAGGAGCAAAAACAAGACTATGGTCGTATGGAAG ATTTGTCTCACTGCTGACATTTCAGATGCCATTGGCCAACCAGAGTCGAGGACAGATCCTAGACTACACAGTAGCTTTGACAAAGGCCAGTGGGAGGGGTCAACTCAACAGAACCACAGTACCTCACAGCGACCACCGTCTCATGCTCAGTCTGGACCCTGCGGAGGAATACATTGTCAGTATCATGGCGAGGAACATCAATGGAAGCTCCCCCCCAACAACCATCACTATCCCCACTCCAG TCTTACTTTTAAAACGTCTTTAAGCGCAGATGAAACCCAGGTGAAAACATCCAGGATAAGTGGAACCAAGGGAGCGTTTTCCGTGTCCTGGAGGGGGTCTCCTGAGGCCAGCTGTGGTTACATAGTGGACTGGTATCCAGTAGAGGACCCGTGGTCTGTGGATTGGATGAAGCTCCCTCCCAACCAGACCAGTGCCAACATAACCTCCA AACACTTGACAGATGGATGCAGATACTTTTTGTCGGTATACGCCTGCACCCAGGGATCTCCAGTGCTGGTGGAGAGGAGGGAGGGCTACGCCACAGAGACGA GAATCCAAGGAAAGCTGTTTCAGTCTTTGAACCATAAACAGAGGAACCTGGACGTGGAGGTTTCCTGGGACCCCATCCCACTCAGCCGGCAGACTGCCTACATACACGGCTACAATCTCTACTGTCGGAACAGCAACAAGCATGTGGTTAATGTGAGCACAG CCGATCCTGAAGCCACCAGTCTGACTGCAAAAGGGCTGAAAGTGGATTTGTATGAGTTCACGGTGACGGCACAGACAGCAGTAGGAGAATGCTGCAAAGAAACCTTCAGCTTCACTTTAAATTCTCCAA CTGATAAGATGACCATGGCGGTCTTATTTTCCCTGGGGGCGTTATTTCTGTTCCTCTTCTTTGTCACAATCATCTGCTACAAGCAGTGGAGATG CATCAAGCAAAAAGTCTTTCCTCCAATCCCCAAACCTGTGTTGGTAAACCGGTGGATGACATCACCG GTTTTACTTGAAAGTCCGTTTCTGCTCAGCGCTCAGGTTCATCCCATAGACATTCCCCAGCTCTGCAATGAACCCAAAGCAGCGGAACCGGAGCTTCCCACTCAGGACGGCACACACTGGACTTCATCACAAAGTCCTGCAGGCTACTGCAACCAGCCTCTTAAAATCCGCACCGCCTCTCATCTCAGTGTAGACTCCGCCCCATTCAGTCTATCCTCTTCTACCTGTAGAGGTGACCTTCAGAACCCGTCCTATAACCTGAAGGTTTGGAGCGAGGACCGTAACTCCGGCTCGGAACAGCAGCTTCTGGATGCTTCAGCTTCCCCAACAAGCTCCGGTCAGTACAAGCCTCAGACCGACATGGAGGTCTTCAGGCCACACCCACTGAGGGAGGAGTCGCAGGGCTGCATTCCCTGTGACTCTGATTACATTTCGTTACCGCGGTAA
- the LOC105357584 gene encoding oncostatin-M-specific receptor subunit beta isoform X2 encodes MKTWNVLLLLFCLSSAAGRGQEAGVLRCEPQSLNLTSFEQTLWLKWEDGPSCTSVTDTLTYELTVHAADKQVHHEEATLMPEQMGGNHSWTWTSHLPLECAPQSVTLTYWYNNTSSRAKQTLPGVQFSKVELFPKDKVFRVGSEATFCCMVPPGDSFTNMSIDDKSGTNMGIGRISSQVYAMTVLFKDARGSLIDVTCETNKTDAGTGTVVDYPPADRDLQCETRDLASAECQWSLGREDYWYHHNPMEYHLLGREEACLSFSDDQQRQSHQHQFQLTFKGRCSLKFQVDVGETNWTLTAQNKLGNVTLHDHADLSKRVRMLAPENVAVTNVNARNASLQWRWSVRRYYHLNTTCQIHLTFGKSNTVSEVFGLGLNLTFLTDLKPNVFYRVKMRCGTAQHFWKWGDWSKSVGFHTKTDVPEAVDVWMQRSKNKTMVVWKICLTADISDAIGQPESRTDPRLHSSFDKGQWEGSTQQNHSTSQRPPSHAQSGPCGGIHCQYHGEEHQWKLPPNNHHYPHSSADETQVKTSRISGTKGAFSVSWRGSPEASCGYIVDWYPVEDPWSVDWMKLPPNQTSANITSKHLTDGCRYFLSVYACTQGSPVLVERREGYATETRIQGKLFQSLNHKQRNLDVEVSWDPIPLSRQTAYIHGYNLYCRNSNKHVVNVSTADPEATSLTAKGLKVDLYEFTVTAQTAVGECCKETFSFTLNSPTDKMTMAVLFSLGALFLFLFFVTIICYKQWRCIKQKVFPPIPKPVLVNRWMTSPVLLESPFLLSAQVHPIDIPQLCNEPKAAEPELPTQDGTHWTSSQSPAGYCNQPLKIRTASHLSVDSAPFSLSSSTCRGDLQNPSYNLKVWSEDRNSGSEQQLLDASASPTSSGQYKPQTDMEVFRPHPLREESQGCIPCDSDYISLPR; translated from the exons ATGAAGACCTGGAATgtgcttctgctgctgttctgtctGAGCTCCGCCGCTGGACGTGGACAGGAAGCTG GAGTTTTGCGGTGTGAACCTCAGAGTCTGAATCTGACCAGCTTTGAACAGACGCTTTGGTTGAAGTGGGAAGACGGCCCATCATGCACTTCAGTGACGGACACACTCACCTATGAGCTGACAGTTCATGCTGCAGACAAGCAAGTGCATCAT GAGGAAGCTACTCTGATGCCGGAGCAGATGGGGGGGAATCACAGCTGGACCTGGACATCTCATTTGCCCCTGGAGTGTGCCCCCCAGTCAGTCACACTGACATACTGGTATAACAACACGAGCTCGCGGGCCAAGCAAACACTCCCTG GAGTACAGTTTTCAAAAGTCGAGCTGTTTCCAAAGGATAAGGTGTTTAGAGTAGGCAGTGAGGCTACCTTCTGCTGCATGGTGCCTCCTGGGGACAGCTtcaccaacatgtccattgATGATAAAAGTGGCACTAACATGGGGATTGGCAGGATCAGCAGTCAGGTGTACGCCATGACGGTCCTCTTCAAAGACGCCCGGGGGAGTTTAATTGATGTCAcatgtgaaacaaacaaaacggaCGCTGGAACCGGTACTGTAGTCGACT ATCCACCTGCTGACAGAGACCTTCAATGTGAAACACGCGATCTCGCATCAGCTGAGTGTCAGTGGAGTCTAGGAAGAGAAGATTACTGGTATCACCACAATCCAATGGAATACCATCTGCTGGGAAG GGAAGAGGCTTGTCTGTCCTTCAGCGACGATCAGCAGCGACAATCCCATCAGCATCAGTTCCAGCTGACCTTTAAAGGACGTTGCTCTCTAAAGTTTCAAGTGGATGTTGGTGAGACAAACTGGACCTTAACAGCACAAAACAAGCTGGGAAATGTGACGCTCCACGATCACGCCGACCTGTCTAAGAGGG TGCGCATGTTGGCTCCAGAGAACGTCGCTGTTACGAATGTCAACGCCAGAAATGCCAGCTTGCAGTGGAGGTGGAGCGTGAGGAGATACTACCATCTGAACACAACATGCCAAATACACCTGACCTTTGGCAAAAGCAACACTGTA AGTGAAGTCTTTGGACTCGGCCTTAATCTGACATTTCTGACTGACTTGAAACCAAACGTTTTCTATCGAGTGAAGATGCGATGTGGAACGGCCCAACATTTCTGGAAATGGGGAGACTGGAGTAAAAGTGTCGGCTTCCACACAAAGACTGATG TTCCAGAAGCTGTGGATGTGTGGATGCAGAGGAGCAAAAACAAGACTATGGTCGTATGGAAG ATTTGTCTCACTGCTGACATTTCAGATGCCATTGGCCAACCAGAGTCGAGGACAGATCCTAGACTACACAGTAGCTTTGACAAAGGCCAGTGGGAGGGGTCAACTCAACAGAACCACAGTACCTCACAGCGACCACCGTCTCATGCTCAGTCTGGACCCTGCGGAGGAATACATTGTCAGTATCATGGCGAGGAACATCAATGGAAGCTCCCCCCCAACAACCATCACTATCCCCACTCCAG CGCAGATGAAACCCAGGTGAAAACATCCAGGATAAGTGGAACCAAGGGAGCGTTTTCCGTGTCCTGGAGGGGGTCTCCTGAGGCCAGCTGTGGTTACATAGTGGACTGGTATCCAGTAGAGGACCCGTGGTCTGTGGATTGGATGAAGCTCCCTCCCAACCAGACCAGTGCCAACATAACCTCCA AACACTTGACAGATGGATGCAGATACTTTTTGTCGGTATACGCCTGCACCCAGGGATCTCCAGTGCTGGTGGAGAGGAGGGAGGGCTACGCCACAGAGACGA GAATCCAAGGAAAGCTGTTTCAGTCTTTGAACCATAAACAGAGGAACCTGGACGTGGAGGTTTCCTGGGACCCCATCCCACTCAGCCGGCAGACTGCCTACATACACGGCTACAATCTCTACTGTCGGAACAGCAACAAGCATGTGGTTAATGTGAGCACAG CCGATCCTGAAGCCACCAGTCTGACTGCAAAAGGGCTGAAAGTGGATTTGTATGAGTTCACGGTGACGGCACAGACAGCAGTAGGAGAATGCTGCAAAGAAACCTTCAGCTTCACTTTAAATTCTCCAA CTGATAAGATGACCATGGCGGTCTTATTTTCCCTGGGGGCGTTATTTCTGTTCCTCTTCTTTGTCACAATCATCTGCTACAAGCAGTGGAGATG CATCAAGCAAAAAGTCTTTCCTCCAATCCCCAAACCTGTGTTGGTAAACCGGTGGATGACATCACCG GTTTTACTTGAAAGTCCGTTTCTGCTCAGCGCTCAGGTTCATCCCATAGACATTCCCCAGCTCTGCAATGAACCCAAAGCAGCGGAACCGGAGCTTCCCACTCAGGACGGCACACACTGGACTTCATCACAAAGTCCTGCAGGCTACTGCAACCAGCCTCTTAAAATCCGCACCGCCTCTCATCTCAGTGTAGACTCCGCCCCATTCAGTCTATCCTCTTCTACCTGTAGAGGTGACCTTCAGAACCCGTCCTATAACCTGAAGGTTTGGAGCGAGGACCGTAACTCCGGCTCGGAACAGCAGCTTCTGGATGCTTCAGCTTCCCCAACAAGCTCCGGTCAGTACAAGCCTCAGACCGACATGGAGGTCTTCAGGCCACACCCACTGAGGGAGGAGTCGCAGGGCTGCATTCCCTGTGACTCTGATTACATTTCGTTACCGCGGTAA